Below is a window of Agathobacter rectalis ATCC 33656 DNA.
TAAATGGCTGTCTGCCTGTCTCCTTGACATACCTCTTGAACGGTTCTTTTTTTAGTGCCTCGCAGCAATACTCCGAAATGTCTGCAGGCATCCGTTCCGTGTCCGTCAAATACTGCCACTTCTTCGCCAGCATTCCGAATTTTCCTCTCTTATCTCCGTTGAGCAAGTAGTTTCTGTATTTCTCGCTAAGCTTTCCATGTCTCAGTTTCCTAATCTTTCCTGCTGTATCTTTGCTTGTAATCGGAAATCCTTTGTTTTCACATACCCACTTAAAACTATGCTTCGGCCGGATCACTACCAACTCAATATCGAGTTCCGGGAACTGCTCTTTGAGCCATTTCGTATATGTCTTAACAAACTCTCTGATTTCCGGAAATTCCGTCCCGGTGTCCGCAAACACCAAGGGAATTTTACCGGTCAATTTATACTTTCTGTACGCTTGGCACACTATGTACGCCAAGACTGTACTATCCAGTCCGCCGCTGAATGATATGTAAACCTCTCCGTACCAATAATTCCACCACTGATATACTCTTACCATAGAGAATGACGGCTTCATCTCATACGGCTGGTACTTCATGCTTTTGAAACTGTCCTTTGGAAATTTCAAATCTTCTTCCAGTAGGTACATCTCGTGTCTCCTTTCTATCTGCTGAGCATTTTCTCGATCAGCTGGTCGTATAACAGCTTATAGTCCGGACCACTCTTTGCTTCCCTCAGCTCGGCTTTGGTTCTGTCGAGTTCCGCCTGCAGATTATTCAAATGTTCTAATGTGTCCGTATCTAACTGCCCTGGCCCACACTTCATTCCTAACGAAACCGCCAGGGCAATGTCCAAATCCTGCACTTCACTTTCTGTCAGCTCTCCAATCCACTCTCCAATTCTTTCCTCCGAAACCGTGGAAATCTGCTCGCACAAGAGTGTTGATGGTCTAAGTGCTGACTCAATATATACATGAGTCGGAAGGTCAGTCTTTGGTTTGGTCGTCATATATACCACTTCGACCGTGTTGCTGTTCGCATTGTTCTTATCGTTTGATACTATAACTGCTGGGCGCCCCCCCCGCTGCTCGCTTCCCTCTTCTCTGTAATTGCTTCTGACGTAGTAAATCTGTCCTCTCTTCATGCTACTTTGCACCTTCTTTCTTTACATATAAATCGCTGGTTCCTTCGACCACGCCCTTCTCTTCGTCGTTAGGAAACTGGAAGCCGTACTGTTCCAGTATTCCGTAGAACGCCTTCACCTTCTCACCTTTGACCGTGTTGTATGTGTAATTCCACTCAACCAAATCTGCGTCAGCGACCATTGCGGATACCAGGCAGAGAAGTTTCTGCAGTACGCTGAGTCCCTGCATTTTCTTACGTGCTGCTTCTTTTTCTTCTTCCGGCGCATTGTAAACCTCGCATCCCACAAAGAACTCAATCAGCTTGTTATGACCTGTGAATGTCTCCCAATCCATCATCTGCTCGAAAAGGTCCGCTTCAACCTGCTTTTCGTCTGTGACTTTTTTTATTCTTCCGGATAAAATACCTTCAATGAACGCCTTCCTCGTATTGGCCGCTTCTTTCAGAATTGCCTTGATCTGTTTCTTATTCCGCATATTCTGCTTTTTGGCTTCCTCTTCCGGCGTAAGCACCTTCTTTTCCTTCTTTTTCTTACGGATCACGTACAATGTTCCATATCTTTCCAGGTAGAACATCGGCTCGCCATCGTCCTCGAACTTCATTGTCTTAGGCGGCTCCTTGTCGAGGCTGTAGTCCTTCATGCGTTCCCACTTATCCGTGTAAAACTCACTGTCCGCTTCCTTCGGAGCTTTCTTTAATCCCAGTTTCTTCATCATTGCCACGTACAACTTCATGTTTTCCTGGCGTTTCTGCTCCTTCTGAGCGTTGATTGCTCTTCTTGCCAAATCTCTCGAATCTGTGGAATCCTTCAAAATCTTGTCCCTGGTCTTTACGTCCTTGATCTTTTCCAGCTCGTACAAATCCGTAAGCGACAGCTGGTAGCCGTCCTGTCTCTCTTTCTCCATCAGCGTCTTGGAATCCAGTTTTGCGATATTCAAGCGGTGTCTGATTGTTTTCTTACTAAAGCCGGTCTTTTCAGCGATTGTGTCCTCTGTTTCTCCCAAGTCAAGCATCATCTGAAATCCCTGGGCCTGTTCCCAAATCGTCAGATCATTACGCTGCATATTTTCTTCCAGCATCGTTGACATCTGCTCTTTGTCTGTCATGCCTTCTACAACCCTGCAGGGTGCCTCTGTAACGCCTGCCAGCTTAGCCGCCGCACTTCGTCTGTGACCGATGATTGTGATGTATTCTCCCGGTTCTCCTTCTTTCGGAATTACCGTCAAATTCTGCATAATTCCATTCTTCTTAATGGACTCTGCCAGCTCTGTCAAATCTCCGAGATCTTTTCTCGGATTGTCCGGGTGTGGGTGGATATGCTCCAATCCAATAGTTACGATTCCTTTAACTTCCATTGCCTGTCCTCCTTAATCTCTTAGCCAATACCGCATATTGCGAATTTTATATTTTCCAACGCTCACATTTGCGAGCTTTTATGGTAAAAAAATTTACCCTACTTCCTTCTGCAGCAATCTCAGAAGCGGATGCCATGGTCTTGTGCCTCGAATACGGCCGATAATCTTCTTGATATTGCACTCTGTTTTGTCGATTTTCACGTACCCTTCATACTTTCCCTGGTTTCTTTCCGTAACCGGTCTGTCGTGGAATCCGTCCGTAATCATAAATCTGTCCTTCGCATCTGTCTCGTCCTTGAAAGCTACATAGTGCTTATTGCCATGTGCGTAGTACCCGACAATTACCATATCTCCTACCTCCCTTCGTATCTGTCGTGAATAGCAATCGGGTAGCTGATCCCGGTAATCTGTTTGAATCTGCTGTCCGATGTGTAAAGAATATTGCCGCCTGCCATATACCAACGTTTCCGGCAGTATGCAGGCTTACAGTCAACGTACTCCTGGCCCATAACCTCACGCTTTTCGATATACACGCACTGTCTGATGTCGTCCGGTTCAAAAGGACCTTTCTGTGTATCCAGGATATACAGCTCTCGTGCGTAGGAAGATATGCCGTTATTCGTGCAATCTCCCAAACTGCTACGGTACACCTCTGCGGTCAGACAACTTTCAATCTCATAGTTACTCTTCATCCAGTCAATCACTTCGTCCGGATATTTGCATCCGCTCCATAACTCGCCCATAAATACCAGCTCGTTGTCAAACTCCTGCACCATATATGTATCATCGTCCAGCTTTACTGCCTGCAACTGAATGTACTCCTTCGTTCTTTCGTCGCACGCAACTCTCTTTACGCATCCGTCAACCTTTCCATATCCTCTGATCTTGTGCGTTTCGATATAGCGATCCAGTTTCTTTTCTGCAAACCCTGCAGGAATGTCCTCTTCATTTACTGCTACATCTCCGCTTTCCAAAACAGCGTACTTATTTGAGATTTCGCACCATGTTCCTTCCAGGTGTAACACAAATCCTTCTTTCTCAATTCTCATGTTCTTCTGCCTCCTTTGCTGCTCTCACTTCTGCGATTCTCACATAGTCCGGGATATGAAAGCCATTTATGATATTCACCGCCTGCAGCTCTGTTAGATTGCACCTGGCCTGCAGTTCTTCCCGCAACTTTCTTCTTTCTTCAATGTCCTGCAGTCCGTTAGACGGCAGGAGCAACGCTCTGTCTCTGTATTCATTTGCTATGGCTCTTGTCAGAATTTCCACTAACTCACCCTTTCCACGTAATCAACGCATCCAGGACTGATTTTTTCATCCTTACAGAACTCCGACCAGCACTCCTGCAATTCTTTGAGGTTCTGAGCGTCAAACTGCGTCTCGTCTCCACCGTTGAAGCCAATGTTATAGGTTCCTCCTCCGGATTTAACTACTCCTTTGCTTGCCTCTCGTAATGTCACACTACATCACCCGCCTTTCTTAATGCGCACTTAGTACATACCGCACCGTCAAGGTGTGATGCCTTAACAACTCCTGCGTCCTCCGGTCTCTGCCAGCAGAGTGTCCCGCATTCCGGGCAACGTACCTTTTTCCAACCAGGTTTTCCCTCCGGTCCGTTTATTACCAGTGGCATGCACAACCAGCCACCTCGATCTGTAGCCTTTCTCGGTTCTAACTTCATGTTCACTCTGCCGCCTCCATTTCTTCCAGCTCTCTGATAACTCTCTCTACCGCATATTTTCCATTATTGTTGAGCTGTCTCTGCCATGCACCTACCGACGGTGCCCATCTGAACCCATTGCTTTTCAGAATATCTCTTACCTCCGGTTCCGGCTTTCCTTCAAAGAACAGCTGGATTCTCATAGCCTCCACATTCTCCTTGACCTTGAAAAACTTATTCTCGCTCTCCTGTGTTCCCTGGGACTTCGTTTTCTGCAGGCTCTTGATTCTTCCTTCCAATCTTCGGATATTGGCGTTGTTGTTCGCCAGCATATAGTCCGGAAAACCGATTCTTCCGCAGAAGTCCGGTTCTCTCAGCTGGGCGATCTGTTCGTCTGTATATCCCATGTCATGCAGCGTTGCATCGCCTTTTTCTTTGTCCTTCATACGGATTGCTTTGTTGGCCTGCTTCATTCTCTCCTGGTCCTCTCTCAATCCGTCAACCTTATCCTGCAGCTTCTCGATTGCGTTCTCATCATCAGACTTGATAACGTCCTTGCCATAAAAAATTGCCTCAATCTTTCCAAGGATTGCCTCAACCTCTTTATAGTCCTCATGGTTCTTATCCCATGCCGCTACCTGCTTTTCCTTCTTTTTGACCGGGAAGTTTCCTGCTCCGGAAATCATTACCGACGGACACATCATGCCGATCTGAATATCCTTGTTGATGTTCTGAGCCAGTCGTCTTGAATATCTCTCGCAGAGCTTCGACACTCTTTCTTCTTCGGTCGGTCTTGCCTCGATTACCTTCTCTGCCAGCTCGTATGCCTTATCGACCTGTGCCTTGTAACCAGCAGTCTTGCTCCCGGTCTTATACTCGCTGAATGACATCATATCGTTTGCCGTTTTTGCTCCGGCCTCATTGATGCTGAAATACACTCTTTCCATTACGCCACCTCCAAATACTCACCGATTTTCTCAATGTCCAGCTTTACTACCGGATATGTGCAGTAACCGCTTCTTACCATTCTGCCGGTAGCCTGCCCGAAACCATGTTGCTTGATAAGCTCCATCGCCCAAGGGCAATTATTCGTGTCGATCACTGTCTCGTCCTCTGCAAGTCCGCTTCCTGCAATGTATACCGTGATTCTTGCGATAGGTCCTTCCTCGTTGTTCCATATCTCGATTGCTCTGCTGTTATCTGCCTGGTATCTTGCCACCTGCAGGAAGCAATCTTTATACACCGCCCACTCTGTCCTAACCTCTAATAATGCCATATTACTTCGTCTCCTTTCCTGTGATGATATCGAATGCCTCTTTGAGGATTGCCAGTTTTCTTTCTGCCTCGGTCGCTCTCTTGAGTAATTCCTCAATTTCTCCTGCAGCCTTATTTCTCATCAATCCCATCTGAGCATTCATGCTATTAAGAGCCAGTCCATCATCTGAAATCTGCTTTTTAAGTTCATTAATCTTGGTGCAATACTGAGCATCCATTCTGTCGTAGTCATTCTTCTCTTTTGCAAGCTCTGCCTCGAGTTCCTCGATTCTTCTCGCACGGAGTCTCATCAGTCTCTGAATGCCACCTTGCTTTTTCCATGTCTTGCAGAACTCGTCTTTGTCGATGTCGCATCCCATGTACTCTGCTTCAATTTCTCTGTATTCTGCCTCAGTCGGCTCAAACCCTGTTCTCTCGATAAACTCTGATTTCATCATATCTGTTGTCCTCCTACGCCATCTCTAAAATTCTCTCTACGTCTGATCTTCTCTGACGCATCATCAACATTGCTGTCACTTTGTCAATCTGACCGGAAGTGAGGCTTACGATGAAATCTGCCACCTGGTTGTGCATCTTATACACTTCCTGGTACAATCTGTCTGCCTCAGCCTCGTAGCTGTTTGACTTTTCCATATCCAGGTGTTCTTCTTCCATCCAATACTCTGACTGGTTCTCGGCTTCTTCCATTTCAGCCTCTAAATCTCTTAACTTCTTCAATACTTCCTTCATACAAATACGCTCCTTTCAAATTTGCGAACTGTGTTTCACGTGAAACACTCATTTGCGAGTTGTACAGGTAAAAAATTTTACCTAGAACATTTTTTTCATTTCCTCAGCCTTCTCTTCGAGGCCGTTGCTTTCAAGAATCCAAAGGTCAAATCGAACTGCCTCGTCGGTAAGTTCGCAACCGCAGTCACTCAGACTGTAAAGCTCGTCGATGATTTCACCCACCATCCAGTTATTTCCTGCAGCTACCATAGCTGTTGCAATGCTCTGAACTTTTGCCTGGCAAAATCTCCATTCATCTGAATACAGGTCGCATTTCTCTCTTTCTTCCAGTGCTTCTCTATAATCTTCTCTGTTATACATAACCACTACCTCCGTGTGTTTTATTTGTTGTTTGATTATGTATATATTATACTTCGCAACTGCGTATTTGTCAATAGGTTTACTTCTAATTTGCGTATTTTATTAAAGTTTTTTTACAACAATCTCGTAACCTAGAGCTGTTACCATCTTTGAGAAGCTATCGTATCTCATGCTCTTAGCGTTTCGGTTGAGAGATTGGCTGATGTTCTGTCTCGTAATCCCCATTCTGTCCGCTAAATCCTGCTGGGTCATTTTCTCTTCGTCCAGGATGCAGCGGATCGTCTCCTCTGCATTCGCCGCTTTAATCTCCATCTATTTTCTCCTTTTCTTCTGTCTGACTGTTACTCTTGCCTTTGCAACCAGCACGCCGGTCTTTGTTCTTTCCGGATCAGCGAACCTTAACCGACTTCTGTTCATTTCCAGGTTTTCTTCATTGTCTATCAGTACCAGGTTCTCTATATTGCAGTTGTCCTTGTTTCCGTCCAGGAACGATACCATCTTACCTTCGGGAACTGGTCCGTTATGTTCTTCCCATACCGCCCTATGAACAAACTCGAACCTCTCCCGTTGTGGACCGGTTTCTTTAACCTTCCGGATAAGATAGCCGTCTGTCGTATGTGTGTACTCGCCTACTTCCATGTGGTTTGCCGGGACATCGCCTTTCTTAAACATCGTCGCCCTGCACTTCTCGTATTGCTCTTGGCTCATTGGCTTTCCCTTGTTGGCTGGAACGTGTCCTTTTTCAAACCTGCAGTCAACGCCGCTGATGATGTCGTGGTTCTTCTTGTATGCCTTGCACTGCTTCTCGCTGAACTCTATTCCAAAATGTGCTGACACCAGTTCTGCTATCTCCTTCGTCTTTCTCCCTGTCGCAATGCTCCGAATGTAACTTTCCATTCCTTCCGGATATTTGGAAGAGTACCCCTTCGGAAACCCGCCGTTAGTTCCGCTCTTTATGCCGTACCGGTTCTTCGCATTCTTTATCACTGCATCGGAAAACACCATTTCGTACTTCTTATCGAACCCCTGTTGATTTATCAGCTCTGTAACCTGTTTCGTGGTTCTGCCCGGAACATTCTCACGCAGCCAGGCGATCACTTCTTCGGGCCAGCCTCTCATTTATGGTTCGCCCCCCCCCGCATGAACTTCGAGCATTTCCGGAACTGCTTTCTGTCTTTCGTACCCATACTCGTCCATGTGCTTCATTGCTTTGTACTGCAACTCTCCATTTTTGATGATCTGCTCGCTGATGTCGCATATAGCGTCGGTTCTCTTTAACTCGCTTTCCAGCTCTTCTCCTGTCAGATCATCGTCTCCCAGCTTTTCCAGCTGAGCGAACAGGTGGTTATTCAAGTCTCCTAATGTATTCTTCATATTGCCATCTCCTTCCTTGCTTCGTCTACCGCCAACTCCATCGTTGTATTGAACGGCGTGTTGCAGTCCTCCATCTTATCGAATAATTCGACTGCCTTCTGCAGGAACTCTTCGCTGTCTACCAGTTCCTCGTACTTTTCTTCGTCCAGGTTTTCGCTTTCATACAGTCCTTGCAGATAATTCTTTACATCCTCAGTTCTGTCGCTTTCACTCATTGCTCTGCTGATCTCGCCCATAAGTGCCTCGTTGATTACTGCAGGCTCTTCCGTGATGTAGAACCTTGCGTTGCCGCTGATACCTCCGCTGATTTCGTACCTAGTGTCTGTATGCTCTTCCATCAGAATGCTACCTTCAATGCTCACATACTCCTTTGCCTGGGTGTCTGCTATCTGATCCAGTCTATCAATCAGCTGTTTCTCGTCACTGGAAATCGCAACCACAGTTACTCCAATATCGTCCGGGCATTCCCAGCATCCAGCTAATACAAATAAATTTACCGTTTTATTCATCCCTTGCCTCCTTCCAGTCGCTTGCAATCTCTACGACCGTTCTCTCCAAAATCTTGAACTTCTCCGGATCGATCCAGCTCGGTATCTCTCCGTTTCTTACTCTTTCCTGGTACCGGTTCAAACACAACTGCTTTACTGGTACTGGCCTGCCTATCTGAACAAACATACCTCTCTGCTTGTCCCAGGCAAATGCTCCGTACTCCACATTTTCAACTGCAGCTTTCATAACCTCTATTGCCGCATCCAGTGCTTCCAGTTCCATAGGACCAGGTGGCGCCTCTTCAATGTTCCGGATATTATGCAGGTACGTTTCCAGCACCGCCGCATTTTCTCTATATGTCATATCATCACCTACCATTCAATCGGATATCCGGTCAGATTTTCGCACTGCTCCAACTCTTCTGCGAACATTGATTCATATAACTCCTTCAATTCAGACTTGCCCCTAAAATTGGTGTCCTGCAGATTTATCCAAAAACTGAAATCCTGTTCCGGGTTCAGCCTTCCCAAGTTTCTTCTTAGCTCAAAGTCCGCCTCTGTCATCGGCTCTGCTGGCAAGCTGGCTATCTTTTCCTCTCTCGCCTTGGTAAGAATATATCTGCCTTCTTCAAACACCTGCCGGATGATGTTGTTCATTGTCAGTTCTATGCTTTCTTCTCGCATTCTACCTATCACTGCATACATATCGCATTCCGCATCATCTAATAGTCTCAAATCATCTATTCCACAGTCAAACACTGCTCTTACTAATTCTGTATTCATTCTGTATCCTCCTCTTCTTCCGGGTGCCAGTGATACTTGCAATCCGGATTTTCGCACCTACCGTTCCACATCGTACTGCCGCATTCTGGGCAGGTGGTCGCTTCGTATGGTCCTCCGCCTAACATCTGATCCGCTCCTTTCTACAAATACGAGCAGCCGTACCTCTTTCGGAAGGTCTCCCTGCCGCCCTTATGAATAATCTGCTTTACTTCGCCTTCTTCCCGATCCGCATCGATTATTCGTGCAAATTCGTCTGCCTTCTGCAGGGCGTATTCTTTTTCCCAGGCCAGCTGTCCGATAATCTTTGACATTCTTTCCGCCATCGGGTTTCCGTGTATTCTCATTAGGATTTCTCCCATATTGTGACAGTTGTTACATACCGGCACTTTCAATCCGTCCTTCTCGCTCAGCTCTCTACCGGCGGTACCGAACACCAAATGATGCTCAGCTTCCGACGGTCTGCCGCAGATGAAACAGATTTCCGGATAGTCTGTCACTATTCCTTTACCCACCGCTTACACCTACTTTCTGTTTCTAACTCCAACGATTACCAAGAACGCAAATACCACTAATGCTGCCATAGTCTCGCCTCCTAACCGTAAATTATTTCTCCAAACAAAGCGTACTGAATGATTGCGTCCGCAACCTCCGCATCTACCATACCGCAGTCAATATGTAATTCACGATCGATCACCTCGAAAATATCATTGTTCTTAGGCTGTTCTGCATACATTCTAATTCCCTGCAGGAGTTTCGCCTTTGTCAATTCATACGTCGCATCTTCCTCGTTATCGTGAATGAGGATTGAACCGCCTTTTGAGATAACATCGCTTGCAAAATCAAACTCTATCCCACACCTTGGTTCTACTTTATCAACCCAGTAAGTAATTCCACCTTCCAGTGCTGACACCATGATGTCGTCTATGTCCTCTTTAGATATAACAACCGTCGCAATAATCTGAACCCTGTCGTACTGCTCCTCTATCTCTTTTTTCTTAAAATGTGCGATCAGTTCTGCCATAACTCTGCCGGCTTTTCTAGCATTCCAGCTCTCGTTTGTTTTTCCTTCGCATAATCCCTTTGCGATTTCCAATGACTCCGTAATTTCTTTTGCGCTTCTCATACCTTCTCTCCGTCCTTTCTCGCTTGTTTTATTGCTTGCGCAACTCTTTCTTCATATCCAAACTTAAAATTCACACCTGCGTCTGTAAACGCTGTTAAAATGCTTTCCTGCACCGCCTTAACTGTCGCCCAGTCCGGTTCGTCGTCCTGCGTTCTGATACCGAACTGAACCATGTAGTCCTCGATCACGTGCCACAACTCATATTCCAGCTCATCCATACATCCGAGTGCCGATACATCCACGACCGCCGGTGCTGTTATTTTCTTTCCGTCTGCCAGTTCCAGGTCTACTGTGCCAATATCTTCTCCGAACTCACCGCCTTTCTTGTGGTGTGCCAGGATGTCGCCTGCAAAGTCATAGCCTCTGTCGATCATGGCCTCGCTGTTGTCATCGTACAGTCTGAAACATCCGGCCAGTTCGCCCTTCTCGTGTCTCTGCAGAACTTCTTCCCAGGTCAGCTTTTGCATTCCTAACCAGGTGTAGCCCATTATTCATCGCCTCCTTCATAATCTGCTCCGCAGTACGGACACTTCGTTACTCCGTAGCAGTTAAACATCTTCCCGCATTCTTTGCAGGTGTCCAGCTCCCCATTTCTCTGCCAAATCGTCCTGCTGGTTACACTCCTGCAGGATGCTGTTTCTCATGTACACCGTATCGGATAATTCCGGGATATAGCACGGATCATCCGGTCTGTGGTAAAACGCATCTTCATCTTTGAAGATATGTCCCTGTCCGTAGAACTCACGGACGATCTTCTCGCCTTCTCCATTTTCATCCGGCGGCGTGTAACTGCCAACCAGCACCGGGATGTTTACTTTCTGCAAGGCCTGCGACAGTTCCGATATCATACCGTCAATGGCTTCTGCATCCTTTACAAGCTCCCTTGTGGAAGGAACTCCACTCGTTCCGCTTCTCTTGGCTTCTATCCACATTTCAATATGCTCGTCGATGTCGAAATCTTCGTAGTAGGCTTCCAGGCTGTCCTTGAAACTATCTGCCTGGTTCTCTTCATCGAAATCAATCACCATTGAGAAATCTTCGCCCGCAGGTGACGACTGCCCGATTTCAACATAGGTTCTTCTACTGCCCGGCTCAATGTAGGCTTCCCAGTTCCACCCCATTTCTTCTGCCTTGTCGAGAAGCATTTTCAAGCCTCTCGATATGTCCTTGTATTCTTCCATGTCCTCATTCCTCCGCATCTGCGTAGTACGCATCGAATGCAATACCGGCATTTACCAGCTTATCTTCTAGGTAATTGCCGTAGCACCAGCCGTCTCCATCTTCCCAAAAACTGTCCCAGGCTTTCTCCAATACCTCTCTCGCCTTCTCTTCATCATCTTTGCTTACAACAAACACGCAATCCATCCAGTCATTTAACTGTGACTGCACTCTGATTACGCTTTCCTTTAATACTTCCACGCCAATATTCATTGTGCCTTCTCCTTTCTCAGATGTAATAGCAACTGAAATTCCAGTGATGCCCGAACTCATAGTACAGACCGTATCTCTCGAATATCTTGTCAAATTCTCTTCTCACCGAAGGAAGGATGCCGTAATACAACATCTCGCATACCGGACCTTCAAAGCTCATGCTGAGAATGTGGTCCGGATTCACGTACTCGAAATACGTTCTTGGGTCCTGGTTCTCTTCCTCGATCAGATGCTCTCTGTCGTTGTAGTAATACTTTCCGGTTACCGGATCATGCTGTGTGAACCGCTTTCCGTT
It encodes the following:
- a CDS encoding phosphoadenosine phosphosulfate reductase family protein encodes the protein MYLLEEDLKFPKDSFKSMKYQPYEMKPSFSMVRVYQWWNYWYGEVYISFSGGLDSTVLAYIVCQAYRKYKLTGKIPLVFADTGTEFPEIREFVKTYTKWLKEQFPELDIELVVIRPKHSFKWVCENKGFPITSKDTAGKIRKLRHGKLSEKYRNYLLNGDKRGKFGMLAKKWQYLTDTERMPADISEYCCEALKKEPFKRYVKETGRQPFIGITQDESFRRENQYNHTGCNVYDGHTIKSQPMGFWPKNEVIQYAVEQRIPICSVYGTPYQDKKGNWYFTGEQRTGCCVCGFGCHLEPVPNRLQRLRTSDNDKHRRMCEGCLQIKNHGMTYEQALNYAGIPTEEVQEDE
- a CDS encoding helix-turn-helix domain-containing protein produces the protein MEIKAANAEETIRCILDEEKMTQQDLADRMGITRQNISQSLNRNAKSMRYDSFSKMVTALGYEIVVKKL
- a CDS encoding ParB/RepB/Spo0J family partition protein, with protein sequence MEVKGIVTIGLEHIHPHPDNPRKDLGDLTELAESIKKNGIMQNLTVIPKEGEPGEYITIIGHRRSAAAKLAGVTEAPCRVVEGMTDKEQMSTMLEENMQRNDLTIWEQAQGFQMMLDLGETEDTIAEKTGFSKKTIRHRLNIAKLDSKTLMEKERQDGYQLSLTDLYELEKIKDVKTRDKILKDSTDSRDLARRAINAQKEQKRQENMKLYVAMMKKLGLKKAPKEADSEFYTDKWERMKDYSLDKEPPKTMKFEDDGEPMFYLERYGTLYVIRKKKKEKKVLTPEEEAKKQNMRNKKQIKAILKEAANTRKAFIEGILSGRIKKVTDEKQVEADLFEQMMDWETFTGHNKLIEFFVGCEVYNAPEEEKEAARKKMQGLSVLQKLLCLVSAMVADADLVEWNYTYNTVKGEKVKAFYGILEQYGFQFPNDEEKGVVEGTSDLYVKKEGAK
- a CDS encoding type II toxin-antitoxin system PemK/MazF family toxin; translated protein: MKRGQIYYVRSNYREEGSEQRGGRPAVIVSNDKNNANSNTVEVVYMTTKPKTDLPTHVYIESALRPSTLLCEQISTVSEERIGEWIGELTESEVQDLDIALAVSLGMKCGPGQLDTDTLEHLNNLQAELDRTKAELREAKSGPDYKLLYDQLIEKMLSR
- a CDS encoding HNH endonuclease signature motif containing protein, whose product is MRGWPEEVIAWLRENVPGRTTKQVTELINQQGFDKKYEMVFSDAVIKNAKNRYGIKSGTNGGFPKGYSSKYPEGMESYIRSIATGRKTKEIAELVSAHFGIEFSEKQCKAYKKNHDIISGVDCRFEKGHVPANKGKPMSQEQYEKCRATMFKKGDVPANHMEVGEYTHTTDGYLIRKVKETGPQRERFEFVHRAVWEEHNGPVPEGKMVSFLDGNKDNCNIENLVLIDNEENLEMNRSRLRFADPERTKTGVLVAKARVTVRQKKRRK
- a CDS encoding DUF4313 domain-containing protein, yielding MALLEVRTEWAVYKDCFLQVARYQADNSRAIEIWNNEEGPIARITVYIAGSGLAEDETVIDTNNCPWAMELIKQHGFGQATGRMVRSGYCTYPVVKLDIEKIGEYLEVA